A portion of the Esox lucius isolate fEsoLuc1 chromosome 20, fEsoLuc1.pri, whole genome shotgun sequence genome contains these proteins:
- the zp3d.1 gene encoding zona pellucida glycoprotein 3d tandem duplicate 1: MAQVAWMFCLFIRLFSAFPFTQVFTYADFNVDRRAGQVHETYQFAERHLPGNAPMREVIRPRIGEDDALVGSRSIQVPYYFLPMFQHSAVPLVNRNVFKPVVGKIQLPTTLTNILLPQQNSPELNNFYPVRNPRGVEVWCGYNHISVRVNRGMLGFRCLASVFFLGTCPVTRVTPFLFYFHYNLNDCGSTQTTVNGQLVYSNSLYYSPLSEGSVIRAIPLSLPVQCIYNRFHYSYKVGYVPEVHEQTFLKSMKSKRSFRLSACNAEWKHLSSEESYMLGEQMYFEAYAAFVPQSQRVFVDSCFITPFKEPNTIPRFEVIHNFGCMVDSKREGSRSQFFSREENFLLFTVDAFLFPQITDKQLYLHCNITVGKSIPKRSAKSCTYNRALQRWEELYGSSSVCSCCDSVCEVSEFWPALMSPSVKSLITSEAWKVLDKTVHFQAEVLPENEVRVEEIKTFKSLAVTSGEVLKSEVTPWKEDKNTVTLMDKVEVKLKRLEDISSQDREKDRKLENMGVTTKVEERNLQSLEGIPKMRVVEETQKESALVVTEGIVDRKVSVEATVKDKPAEKKVVMVEKGTNQVTESVLEGPEFNEALPEGMDITLSQNTVMLKVVQQNMSGELGVASIKAEVLEKMKVIGGQWSEVEGVGFGLMPLKDEDAAFLQGSMEPAEWKKDYQGPDLKWKTSTKDMLAVLEMSVPTGNTGVN; this comes from the exons ATGGCCCAAGTTGCATGGatgttttgtctgtttattcGATTATTTTCAGCGTTTCCATTCACACAAGTGTTTACATACGCTGATTTTAATGTCGACAGAAGAGCTGGGCAAGTGCATGAAACTTACCAATTTGCGGAGCGTCACCTCCCGGGCAATGCACCGATGCGTGAGGTGATAAGGCCACGGATAGGTGAAGACGATGCCCTAGTTGGCTCGCGGTCCATACAAGTACCATACTATTTCCTTCCGATGTTCCAGCACTCGGCGGTTCCTCTCGTCAATAGGAACGTGTTCAAACCGGTTGTCGGGAAAATACAGTTACCTACTACGTTAACCAACATCTTACTCCCGCAGCAAAATAGTCCAGAACTCAACAACTTCTATCCCGTGCGTAATCCGCGTGGAGTGGAGGTATGGTGTGGTTACAACCATATCTCTGTGCGCGTCAACAGAGGTATGCTTGGGTTTAGGTGCCTGGCCTCAGTGTTCTTCCTGGGCACTTGCCCTGTCACCCGAGTCACCCCGTTTTTATTTTACTTCCACTATAACCTTAACGACTGCGGCAGTACTCAAACG ACCGTAAATGGACAACTGGTGTACTCCAACTCACTTTATTATTCTCCATTATCGGAAGGGTCAGTGATTAGAGCCATACCTCTCAGCCTCCCCGTTCAGTGCATTTATAACAG ATTCCACTACTCCTACAAAGTAGGCTATGTACCGGAGGTGCACGAACAAACTTTTTTGAAGAGTATGAAGAGCAAACGCAGCTTTCGTCTCTCTGCATGCAACG CGGAATGGAAGCATTTATCGTCAGAGGAGAGCTACATGCTTGGGGAGCAAATGTACTTCGAAGCCTATGCTGCTTTTGTCCCTCAAAGTCAGAGGGTGTTTGTTGATTCCTGCTTTATTACGCCGTTCAAGGAACCAAATACCATACCACGCTTTGAAGTCATTCACAACTTTGG ATGTATGGTGGACAGCAAGAGAGAAGGCAGTCGGTCCCAGTTCTTTTCCAGAGAGGAAAATTTCCTGCTTTTCACTGTGGATGCTTTCCTGTTCCCTCAAATCACTGACAAG CAACTCTACCTTCACTGTAATATTACTGTTGGAAAATCAATTCCTAAGAGGAGTGCCAAGTCCTGTACCTACAATAGAGCATTGCAAAG GTGGGAAGAGCTGTATGGTTCATCCTCGGTGTGCTCCTGTTGCGATTCAGTCTGTGAGGTGTCAGAGTTTT GGCCAGCCTTGATGTCTCCTTCAGTGAAAAGCCTCATCACCAGTGAAGCATGGAAAGTGTTGGACAAGACTGTGCACTTTCAGGCTGAGGTACTGCCAGAAAATGAGGTCAGGGTAGAGGAAATTAAGACATTTAAATCCTTGGCAGTCACTTCTGGAGAGGTGTTGAAGTCAGAAGTCACTCCTTGGAAGGAAGACAAAAACACAGTCACACTTATGGATAAGGTAGAGGTCAAGCTTAAACGTTTGGAGGACATTTCTAGccaggacagggagaaagacaggaagttAGAAAACATGGGAGTGACAACCAAGGTAGAAGAGAGAAATTTGCAAAGCTTGGAAGGAATACCAAAAATGCGTGTAGTAGAGGAAACGCAAAAAGAGTCAGCTTTAGTAGTGACAGAGGGTATTGTTGACAGGAAAGTGTCTGTGGAGGCAACGGTTAAGGACAAACCGGCTGAGAAGAAAGTGGTTATGGTTGAAAAAGGCACGAACCAAGTGACTGAAAGTGTACTGGAGGGACCGGAGTTTAATGAAGCTCTGCCAGAGGGCATGGATATTACTCTTTCTCAGAACACAGTGATGCTTAAGGTAGTTCAGCAGAACATGTCTGGTGAATTGGGTGTTGCCTCTATAAAAGCTGAGGTGTTAGAGAAAATGAAGGTCATTGGTGGACAGTGGTCAGAGGTTGAGGGAGTAGGGTTTGGACTGATGCCTTTGAAGGATGAAGACGCAGCCTTTCTTCAAGGATCCATGGAACCTGCAGAGTGGAAAAAGGACTACCAAGGACCAGACTTAAAATGGAAAACATCCACaaag GATATGCTTGCTGTGCTGGAAATGTCTGTCCCAACTGGAAACACTGGTGTCAATTAA